From Xiphophorus hellerii strain 12219 chromosome 6, Xiphophorus_hellerii-4.1, whole genome shotgun sequence, the proteins below share one genomic window:
- the LOC116721119 gene encoding uncharacterized protein LOC116721119: MKHFHLAKDPNDVPLFKFSMLKTWRIQRVHILRGCLSDPELSEGIMYRHGGTLQLNHVPGEGAKVPIWIPVRGTSQQEGYHFHQAQWVTGNVVSTELFQAQGMTGVVRWNYQRLVDLKQPGVVLPAVFDPALIAELNTSSKRITGQEKYPALHISNRDTGERFGLEYKEPGCRPVPLDWDKHKSLKRGEGPHPKLPLPSPNTEEIKPPSVTVPPPAEGSASQPASSPSSCEIFQISPKETSHPLPLRSSPRSARTGPVKTGGRVFVLDHTRWTPQMKEAIDGLACFRNTMGKKTS; encoded by the exons ATGAAGCATTTTCACCTGGCCAAGGATCCTAACGACGTCCCTCTGTTCAAGTTCTCTATGCTGAAGACGTGGCGTATTCAGCGAGTACATATTCTCAGAGGATGCTTGAGTGACCCTGAGCTGTCTGAGGGAATAATGTACAGACATGGTGGGACGCTTCAGCTCAACCATGTGCCAGGAGAAGGAGCAAAGGTCCCCATCTGGATTCCTGTGCGAGGTACGTCTCAGCAGGAGGGCTACCATTTCCATCAGGCTCAGTGGGTAACTGGAAATGTGGTCTCCACTGAGCTGTTCCAAGCGCAGGGCATGACAGGAGTTGTGCGATGGAACTACCAGAGACTGGTGGACCTGAAGCAGCCTGGAGTTGTCCTTCCTGCAGTATTTGATCCAGCTTTGATAGCTGAGTTAAATACATCGTCAAAAAGAATCACTGGCCAGGAAAAGTACCCTGCACTTCACATCTCAAACAGGGACACTGGAGAAAGATTTGGACTTGAGTACAAAGAACCAGGGTGTCGGCCAGTACCTCTTGACTGGGACAAGCACAAGTCTTTGAAAAGAGGAGAAGGACCTCATCCAAAGCTTCCTCTGCCATCACCCAACACTGAGGAAATAAAACCTCCATCTGTAACTGTTCCTCCGCCTGCTGAGGGATCAGCCTCCCAACCGGCCTCTAGTCCTTCCTCTTGTGAAATTTTCCAAATTTCTCCAAAAG AGACTTCACATCCTCTTCCTCTGAGGTCCTCACCAAGAAGTGCCCGCACTGGACCTGTAAAGACAGGTGGACGTGTCTTTGTGTTAGACCACACACGGTGGACCCCGCAAATGAAAGAGGCAATAGATGGCTTGGCTTGCTTCAGAAACACCATGGGGAAAAAGACATCCTGA
- the LOC116721872 gene encoding zinc finger BED domain-containing protein 1-like, with product MIVKDTQPFTIVDDVGFRTFVSKLDPNYVLPTRQALKAMVEAKYESAKEHAMAKVEKVAAVSLTSDMWTSINMDAYLAVTCHFVEENEKLSSVLLGVQAFPQSHTGENIACVKASLMEEWGISGKVTCMVTDGAPNMVVCMGELKLRHHICVAHTLNLVVKRALDQHPVLSGLRAKARKLVGYFRSSTTAKEKLTQVQLQLGMQATKLMQEVETRWNSTYLMLQRLVELREPVGAALAGLHTDIPFFTASEFDIVVACLSLLSPFYDATTELSAEEHVSASKVIPLLKMIEKALQEEDTKSAPAVAVEIGEQLIRQLREKLHMLQSMSILSLATLLDPRFKLIAFFSNTKAAEAVKRLTSECAAVI from the exons ATGATAGTGAAGGATACCCAGCCTTTCACTATTGTGGATGACGTTGGATTCAGGACATTTGTGTCTAAGCTGGATCCCAATTATGTTCTCCCTACAAGGCAG GCTCTGAAGGCCATGGTGGAGGCCAAATATGAGTCTGCTAAGGAGCACGCTATGGCTAAAGTAGAGAAGGTGGCTGCTGTTAGCCTTACATCAGATATGTGGACATCCATCAACATGGATGCCTACCTGGCAGTGACATGCCACTTTGTGGAGGAGAACGAAAAGCTGAGCTCGGTGTTGTTGGGAGTGCAGGCATTCCCCCAGTCTCACACTGGTGAAAATATTGCTTGTGTGAAAGCTTCCCTGATGGAGGAATGGGGAATCTCAGGCAAGGTGACATGCATGGTCACCGATGGTGCTCCTAATATGGTGGTATGCATGGGAGAGCTGAAGCTTCGCCACCACATTTGTGTTGCTCACACCCTCAATCTTGTTGTGAAGAGGGCGCTTGACCAGCACCCTGTGCTCTCTGGCCTCCGGGCCAAAGCAAGGAAGCTGGTTGGCTACTTTAGAAGCAGCACCACTGCTAAG GAGAAGCTTACACAAGTGCAGCTTCAGCTGGGCATGCAAGCAACCAAGCTGATGCAGGAGgtggaaacaagatggaacAGCACCTACTTGATGCTGCAACGTCTGGTGGAGTTGAGGGAGCCAGTAGGAGCGGCATTGGCTGGATTACACACTGACATTCCCTTTTTCACTGCCAGTGAGTTTGACATTGTTGTAGCGTGCCTTTCTTTACTCTCTCCTTTCTATGACGCCACCACGGAGCTCTCTGCAGAAGAACACGTGTCGGCATCAAAAGTTATCCCCCTCCTGAAAATGATAGAGAAAGCCCTTCAGGAGGAAGACACCAAGTCGGCACCTGCAGTAGCAGTGGAAATAGGAGAGCAGCTCATCAGACAGCTCAGGGAGAAGCTGCACATGCTCCAGTCAATGAGCATCTTGTCGCTGGCTACACTCCTGGACCCACGATTTAAACTTATAGCATTTTTCAGCAACACAAAAGCTGCTGAAGCAGTGAAGCGCTTGACTTCAGAGTGTGCCGCCGTCATCTGA
- the LOC116721873 gene encoding ras-related protein Rab-36-like: MQRAVIRGDPRKQTFHLNHLGAIMQDHRNGMKPFPPPVSNDRIILEFPQCYTPEASFQLKTDWDIQTKAAFKHQAARLQTFCKDVFERDYKATIGVDFEIERFQILGVPFSLQIWDTAGQEKFKCIASTYYRGAQVIVTVFDMADIQSLNHARQWLEEAMRENDPNSCFIFLVGTKTDLLPSDERERTEKDAVHIAAEMHAEFWTLSAKTGENVQAFFFRVAGLTFENCIMKDMEKGVPASIGCGNTIKSDRITLAEGTYPKKNIIGPTVTGTPLWSQACRWSTLASPWWPGLNAWTSARDSLKRKRGPPFLSPPVGGAKGVRGTVGWVMAKG; this comes from the exons ATGCAGAGAGCAGTCATCCGCGGGGATCCAAGGAAGCAAACATTTCACCTGAATCATTTGGG tgcCATCATGCAGGATCACAGGAATGGTATGAAGCCATTTCCACCACCAGTCAGCAACGACAGGATCATCTTAGAATTCCCTCAA TGCTACACTCCAGAGGCCTCCTTCCAGCTGAAGACAGACTGGGACATTCAGACTAAAGCAGCCTTTAAACACCAAGCTGCCAGGCTGCAGAC attttgtaaaGATGTCTTTGAAAGAGACTACAAAGCCACAATAGGAGTGGATTTTGAGATCGAGAGGTTTCAGATATTGGGAGTACCTTTCTCCCTTCAAAT CTGGGATACAGCAGGGCAGGAAAAATTCAAATGCATTGCATCTACATACTATAGAGGCGCTCAAG TGATTGTCACAGTGTTTGACATGGCAGATATTCAATCCTTGAATCATGCACg TCAGTGGTTGGAGGAAGCCATGAGAGAAAATGATCCCAATTCTTGTTTCATCTTCTTGGTTGGCACCAAGACTGACCTTCTG CCCTCAGATGAAAGGGAGAGAACTGAAAAAGATGCTGTCCATATTGCAGCAGAGATGCATGCAGAGTTCTGGACACTTTCAGCCAAAACAG GGGAGAACGTGCAGGCATTTTTCTTTAGGGTGGCTGGTTTGACTTTTGAAAACTGTATAATGAAGGACATGGAGAAAGGTGTTCCAGCTAGTATTGGCTGTGGGAATACTATCA AATCGGATCGTATCACTCTCGCAGAGGGCACATATCCCAAG AAGAACATCATTGGACCCACTGTTACTGGGACCCCACTATGGAGCCAGGCCTGCAGGTGGAGCACACTGGCAAGCCCCTGGTGGCCGGGCCTTAATGCATGGACCTCAGCCAGGGACAGCTTGAAGAGAAAACGTGGGCCCCCCTTCCTATCACCACctgtgggaggggccaaaggggtcagGGGCACTGTGGGATGGGTGATGGCCAAGGGTTAG